ATATAGTTGATGAATTTATTATCGTGAGAACTTCAAAGCCGATCCCCTAAAACTTTCATCAAATCGGCCATTATCGAATACAATTTTACCATTAATAATAGTATAAGTTACTTTCGATGATAATTTTTGACCTTCAAGCGGTGACCAGCCGCATTTGTAAAGCAGGTTATCCTTATTTACATACCAACTCTCGTTCGGGTCAACTAAAACTAAATCAGCAAAATAGTCCTCTCTTACAAACCCCCTATTCTCTATGCCATAAACAATTGCGGGTGCATGACACATTTTTTGCGCAACAAGCTCGAGGCCAAAATAACCCCTTTTAGAAAGCTCAATCATCGCAACAAGGGAATGTTGAACCATTGGCCCTCCTGAAGCAGATTTAAAATACCCAGCCTCCTTTTCTGCTAAAAGATGAGGGGCGTGGTCTGTAGCAACTATATCAATCTGATTGCGTTTCAAACCACTGATAAGAGCTAATCTATCACTCTCTTTCTTTATAGATGGATTCCATTTAATTCTCCATCCATACTTTTCATAATCATCTTGCGAGAACCATAAATGGTGTATACAAACTTCTGATGTAATTCGCTTATTATATAAAGGTATACTCTCGTCGAAAAGTTCAAGTTCTTTTTCAGTAGATAGATGTAATATATGAAGCCTTGAGTTATACCTTTTTGCAAGCCTTACAGCTAGTGATGATGATAGGTAACAGGCCTCTTCACCCCTTATGTCAGCATGATATCGGAACGGAACATCCTCTCCGTAAAGCTCTTTATACTTGATGATATTTTCTTTAATTGTAGTTTCATCTTCGCAATGAGTAGCAATAAGTACTGGAGATAGTTTAAAGATCTTCTCAAGCGACTCAACTTTATCAACAAGCATATTTCCAGTTGAGGAACCCATGAACACCTTAATTCCACAAACATTTTTTGGGTCAACCTTGATAATCTCCTCTATATTATCGTTAGTTGCACCAAGATAAAAAGAATAATTTGCCAATGATTTTTCAGATGCGATTTTGAATTTATCATTGAGAAGGCTTATCGTGGTTGTTTGTGGACTTGTATTGGGCATCTCCATAAATGAAGTAACTCCGCCCGAAACACCCGCTTTTGATTCAGTATAGATATCACCTTTATGAGTCAATCCAGGCTCTCTAAAATGAACTTGATCATCAATTACACCTGGGAATAGAAGTTTCCCCTTTGCCTCAATTAGTTGGTCTGTTTTGTAATTATAAATTTCATCGGGATTATCAGTAATAACACGGTCAATTAATTCATCACGAATCAGAATGCTTGCTGTTATTACCTTGCCCTCGTTAACCAGAGTGGCATTTGCTATACTAATAGTTGCCATACCCGATAAACAGCTTTTTGGTTTTATTGTTTTTCGCTAGTTTGAAAATCTTGAATAGGTTTTGAAAAAGCTACCAAACTTCATTTTCAGAACGCCCCATAATGCCTCATTAAAAATACCCCCGCTCATTTTTGAGGATCCTATTCTCCTATCGGTAAAAATAATAGGAACTTCAACAATCTTAAAACCAAGTTTCCAAACGGTAAACTTCATTTCTACCTGAAAACCATAACCTATTAACCGAATTTTGTCAAAATTGATTGCTTTAAGAGTATTCAAACGGTAGCATTTGAAACCAGCCGTTGTATCCATAATCTTCATGCGGGTTACAAATCTTACATACATCGAAGCACCATATGACATTAGTACCCTTCCCATTGGCCAGTTAACTACGTTAACCCCTGATATATACCTTGAGCCAATTGCGAGATCAGCCCCGACCTTACATGCTTCAAAGAGTTTAAATAAATCATCAGGATTATGAGAGAAATCAGCATCCATTTCGAAAACATACTCATAACCTTCTTGAATAGCCCACCTAAAACCATTTATATATGCGGTTCCTAAGCCAAGTTTACCCTTTCTTTCAACCAAAAAGATCCTGCCATTAAATTCCTGTTGAAGATTTTTCACTATAAGGGCCGTACCATCCGGAGAGCCATCATCAATAATTAGGATATTAAAAGCTCCGTCTAGAGACATTACTTTTCGAATTATATTCTCAATATTCTCTTTCTCGTTGTAAGTTGGAATAATTACTAGTTTCTCTTTTGTATTCATTATTTGCTTAAAAGTTTAAAGTTCTCTTTTTGACGACTCCTTATATATACATAAATGTGTATGCGAAGATAGTTTATTTTCACTTTACTCGGTATAATTCATAAATTGAATAAAAAATATACAAAAAACGATATTGATTTTCAGCCAGATGAAAAATAATTTGAAAAAAGTGTAAAAATATTTTTTCTATCTATTGCAGAAAGAGAAAATCCCTTTATATTTGCACCCGCTTTACAGAGGTATGGCGAGGAGGAAGCGGGGTGATTAAGGGGGGAGCCGGGGTCGGAAAAAAAGTTTTAAAAAAAGATGGCCCGGGAGTTGGAGAAGAGAAAAAGATGATTACCTTTGCAGCCCGGTTCGAAAGAAGCGGGGGATAAAATGAACGGAAGGTTCGCCCAGCGGGGCGGGCACGATATACCGGAGTTCTTTGACGCGATGGCACCAAGAATAGGAAATTGAAAGATTTTTGAAGAGTATAGGAAAGGCGAACACGAAAACGACGGTCAGGAATCGGAAAAATAAAGATAAGTTTAGTTTCAAAGTTCTTCGTTACAGCGAAGAGTTTGATCCTGGCTCAGGATGAACGCTAGCGGCAGGCCTAACACATGCAAGTCGAGGGGCAGCGGGGGTAGCAATACCCGCCGGCGACCGGCGCACGGGTGAGTAACGCGTATGCAACCTGCCCTTCACAGGGGGATAGCCCGCCGAAAGGCGGATTAATACCCCACGGGCCCGTAGCTCGGCATCGAGCAGCGGGTAAAGGAGCGATCCGGTGAAGGATGGGCATGCGTGCCATTAGCTGGTTGGCGGGGTAACGGCCCACCAAGGCGACGATGGCTCGGGGGTCTGAGAGGATGGTCCCCCACACTGGTACTGAGAC
This window of the Bacteroidales bacterium genome carries:
- a CDS encoding dihydroorotase, encoding MATISIANATLVNEGKVITASILIRDELIDRVITDNPDEIYNYKTDQLIEAKGKLLFPGVIDDQVHFREPGLTHKGDIYTESKAGVSGGVTSFMEMPNTSPQTTTISLLNDKFKIASEKSLANYSFYLGATNDNIEEIIKVDPKNVCGIKVFMGSSTGNMLVDKVESLEKIFKLSPVLIATHCEDETTIKENIIKYKELYGEDVPFRYHADIRGEEACYLSSSLAVRLAKRYNSRLHILHLSTEKELELFDESIPLYNKRITSEVCIHHLWFSQDDYEKYGWRIKWNPSIKKESDRLALISGLKRNQIDIVATDHAPHLLAEKEAGYFKSASGGPMVQHSLVAMIELSKRGYFGLELVAQKMCHAPAIVYGIENRGFVREDYFADLVLVDPNESWYVNKDNLLYKCGWSPLEGQKLSSKVTYTIINGKIVFDNGRFDESFRGSALKFSR
- a CDS encoding polyprenol monophosphomannose synthase, with translation MNTKEKLVIIPTYNEKENIENIIRKVMSLDGAFNILIIDDGSPDGTALIVKNLQQEFNGRIFLVERKGKLGLGTAYINGFRWAIQEGYEYVFEMDADFSHNPDDLFKLFEACKVGADLAIGSRYISGVNVVNWPMGRVLMSYGASMYVRFVTRMKIMDTTAGFKCYRLNTLKAINFDKIRLIGYGFQVEMKFTVWKLGFKIVEVPIIFTDRRIGSSKMSGGIFNEALWGVLKMKFGSFFKTYSRFSN